ttaacagagaaaTTCACGCCAAGTTAACGGAAtgtataacattggcacaaattcgtaagataaagtatgacattatcaattttaaaagatgaggtatgaaagtgtcggaACACCAATAGTGAAGGTAGTTTTTTGACTTTATCCTAGAATATAATACTAGCTAGGATTCCTTGTTCAATGTAATAGAATGTAATTAATTATATtgaactaggaatcctaatccTTGTAGCCCAAGGCTTGCGATGTCTatataaataaaagtttagGGCTCTAACGTTGTACCCAGTTTAATTACAAAAACTCCAGATATTCTGGAAAAGTGGTTGCGTCTTCCCTTTGTTTCAAgaaattacttcaaaacacgGCATCAGAAAGCAAGACGACATGAAAAAAGCTAATTATGCTCGCTGGCAGACACCACCTATGGATATACTGGAAAATATTCTACAGCGCCTGAACTTAAGTGATCACATACGCTTAAGCACCGTCTGCAAGTTTTGGAATTCGACTGTTACACGAAGTGACATCCGTTGCTCTCCACAGTTTCCATGTTTACTATACCCCCAAGAAAGTCCCAAGTACTTAAGGTTTTACGGCTTATCTGAGGGTAAAGTTCTCGAAATTAAGCTGCCTAAGAGATGTCGAGGGTGGTTTCATAGTTATCGCAAAGGTTGGTTGATCATGATCAGGGAACAAGGAGTAGACTCTAAAGTATTTCTACTGAACCCAATTTCCAAAGCTCAACACCAACTTCCATCCTTGAAAACAATTGCGTCTTTCGAAGAGAGTGTAAATGGAGAAGAAAGGACAGCATGTGCGGCCTCGGCTTTTCTTGATTATAAAATTGAATTGTCCAGTTCAAATATCTCAGAATGTATAGTGGCAGTATTTGTAGGTCCTTATAAGGAATTGAGTTTGTGCAGACCTGGAGGAAAACGTTGGAACACCTTCCAAGTAACAGATTATTTTAAGGATGAGTATCCTTTGGATCTATTGTTTTCTCGCGGCGTGTTTTACGCCTTGGTTACGAGTACTTACAGTAATAAGAATGGTGGCGTTAGACCTTTCATCTTGAACTTTCgagatgaagatgaagacgaACCCTGTGCAGTTGAATTGAAGTTGGTCTATGACAACATAGAAGAACCATGGAGTTCTCATAACCGTGGACATGGTGATTTCTTGCACAGAATCAATTTCAATGGACATCACCGGGCATATTTGCTCGAATCAACAACCAACAACGAAATCTTGCTGATTCATCATATGAAGGATACTTTCGAGAGTAGTAGTATTGAACATCAGATTATTGAGCGTCAGATGCATCCCTCCAAATTTAGCAGGACTAGTGAATTTAAGGTTTACAAGATTGACCCCTATAGTGTGAGCTTTATCAGGGTACACAGTTTGGGGGACCAAACATTCTTCATAGCAAGTGGTTCTTTCTTGTCTTTGCAAACGAGTGATTTTATAGGGTTAAAAGGGAATTGCATTTATTTTCAAGGCAAAGGGCTCCTCGAACATTGCGTTCCTACTACGCTATCTAATGATAGCGGCGTCTTCTATTTAGATGGTGGATATGTGGAAAGACCCTGGCTAAGCATTGACTATTTTAGAGGGCACGCACAAAGTTGGTTCGTTCCTAGTTTACGATATAGTTAGAGATACGGTCGTTTCCGCTCGTTTCTAGACAGAGAATCTGACCATATATGTGGCAAGCTTgacaatatataattttttttttctttaacaaactGTTACAGATATTATATTAAAGTGTGAATGTATAAATCCTTGGTAGATTTGGTAACTAGTTATTTTTTCTCTACTAGGATTGTATttacttgaaagaaaaataatttttctactCTTTACTATTATAAACATAAAGGCACTGTTTAGGAAAAATAACACATCTAATAAACTTAGAGAAATTCCTACACTTTCTCCACTCTCTCTTTGCCGCACCCCATACTCTTTGTCAGTAAAATAGGTTACAACACGGTATTAGCACGCTCCTCGAGTATACTCGTTATTCTTTCTCTATTATGATTGTATTTACTTGGAAGAAAAGTAATTTCTCTCctctttactactataaataagcACTAAATAAAGGTACTGTGTAGGGGAATAAAATTTAGGACCAGACAACATGGGTAGATTACTCTTGCATGGATCATCAGTGGGAGGATCACATGCAATAACATCAAAGTTGGGCCAATAATCATACCCTAAAAGAGGATGCGGGCAACCGAACTGACCCCCAACAATGTAAGGGTTGGAACCCACAATCATATATCTTGTTCCGAATGGCACCATGCTTCCGTCTGGATAACAAGAAGCATTCACAAGTTTAAAATCCGGTCTAGAAGGCCTCCGAGGCGTCTCCAAAGAGCTCCACGCCAATAATTTGCTAATATTTAGGGAAAATAGTTCATGGTTCTTCTGCAgatacaaaaaccaaccctTGTCCGGCTCCATCTTAAAATTGCTCCCTACAGGGTCATAGGTAAAAAGAGATCATTGTCAATGaaagaatttaaattaaaccgCTTAAAGAACTTAGTTTGATAAGTACTATTAAAGTAATGAGAGAAACCAAAGTTAACAAAGACGCATAATATTATCATACATCATGTTCATGTAAACAAGCAACGGACGAGCAAAACCCTTAAAATCCAAATTACCCAACTGAAAAAGATAGTATAGATCAATGATgatcataataataataatactattattattattattttgatccGTGTGTGTGTTTAGATTTGCTCAAGAGAGATTGAAAACGGGATTTGCTAAGAGAAATTGAAAAAGACTACAACAACTGCGATTCATACACCCAACCAAATGCCCCTATTTATTTCTCAAAATAAATCGACAGAAAACGTAAAATACGTCTAAATTCCAGTCAATAAATAACCTGCAATTGCACACAACTAAGAGACTCCAATGAATTTTCACGCTACGAAACTGAGGCTTATTACCTGAAAATCGAAGGAAGCAAAGCGATCCAACGGGCGGCAAGAGCGAGGGGGAGGGGTCAGATAAATATACACCCCTCAGCCAAAATAACCTGGAGAAATTAGGAAACCGGAGAACAAATGGGTGCTGAGTTCGGTTTCTGATAGAGCTCGAATCAGATATCTAGAAATATGAGTGAGAAATTTGGGAGAATGTCATTTTAGAGGTTCAAAATGGATTTATGTtattgagagagaagagagagatcaAGGTGGATTCTATTTAAGAAATCAGAGGCAAATCTACAATGATTGCGATTGGATCCAAGTCGGAATCGGAAACAGACTTAGCACAAGAACTCAATAGCAATCACTTGATTGGGTCTTTTAATCCCTTGTTCCCTTGGCGAAAGGAGTACAGAAAAAACATTAGTTTCAAACTCCGTGTGAGGGATACGAGGTGGGCCCAAGGCAAGGATAACGATGATGCCTTGGGATAATGTTGTCTTTTTCGCCAAAAGGAAAAAGCTtgggtttttttattagaaTATTTTATTACTAAATAACTTATATTTAATATGCAATTACTATTTAGACCATATTAAAAAACAACTATTTGTCGATATGTATTCCAAGATTGTTTTCTTTTAAGCTCTTGAAAATACCCTCACCtcaattataaaacaaaaccgTAACTAATAGCACAACATGGTTAATGAAAAAAAGAGGTTAATTTTGACGATTGAAACATGAAATCAATGTTTTGGAGGCTTCGACGTCATTTGTAGCTCTGTCACTTGGATATTGACTACAACATCTGTATCATTTGTAACTTCGATATTGATTCCAACATCCATATCATCTGTAAGTTTGAAACTAAAATGTCATCTCCAACTATTGTATTATtagattttttgaaaaaaatgaaaaatgcatGCGCTTATATATTTCTTCATAAATACATCTCTTGACGTACAGTTTCCTTTGCATGAAAATCGTTTAAAATCTCTAATTGATATGCAAAGGGAACTTTTGGGTGGAGCTTTAGATTCCACGCACGAATCGTAACATTAAAATTTCTTCTTTGATCCTACAGTTGCCCACAAATattcaaacataaaataagCAAGAAAGACAATATGGGCATATACTTCTTCTCACAACGTGATCCACATATTTGAGAATTCTAT
This genomic stretch from Pyrus communis chromosome 2, drPyrComm1.1, whole genome shotgun sequence harbors:
- the LOC137725099 gene encoding F-box protein At2g26160-like, whose amino-acid sequence is MKKANYARWQTPPMDILENILQRLNLSDHIRLSTVCKFWNSTVTRSDIRCSPQFPCLLYPQESPKYLRFYGLSEGKVLEIKLPKRCRGWFHSYRKGWLIMIREQGVDSKVFLLNPISKAQHQLPSLKTIASFEESVNGEERTACAASAFLDYKIELSSSNISECIVAVFVGPYKELSLCRPGGKRWNTFQVTDYFKDEYPLDLLFSRGVFYALVTSTYSNKNGGVRPFILNFRDEDEDEPCAVELKLVYDNIEEPWSSHNRGHGDFLHRINFNGHHRAYLLESTTNNEILLIHHMKDTFESSSIEHQIIERQMHPSKFSRTSEFKVYKIDPYSVSFIRVHSLGDQTFFIASGSFLSLQTSDFIGLKGNCIYFQGKGLLEHCVPTTLSNDSGVFYLDGGYVERPWLSIDYFRGHAQSWFVPSLRYS